The sequence below is a genomic window from Dyadobacter chenwenxiniae.
CACGCACCGGCATTAAAGGCTTAGACGAAATCACGCTCGGCGGGCTTCCACAGGGAAGGCCGACATTAATATGCGGCTCCGCCGGATGTGGCAAGACGCTTTTCTCGATTGAATTTTTGGTGCACGGCGCGCTGGAATTCGGCGAGCCTGGTGTCTTTGTTGCATTTGAGGAAAAAACCGAAGAGTTGACTGTCAACGTCGCATCGCTCGGTTTTGACCTAGCACAAATGCAGAAAGACAGGCTCATCAAGCTCGATCACGTTCACATTGAAAGAAGTGAAATAGAAGAAACGGGCGAATACGATCTGGATGGTCTCTTTATCCGCCTTGGTCATGCTATTGACAGCATTGGTGCCAAACGGGTTGTACTCGATACGATTGAAAGTCTTTTCTCCGGGCTTGATAATGAGGCGATCATTCGCGCCGAATTGAGGAGATTGTTTGAATGGCTGAAAAACAAAAACGTTACCACAGTCATTACCGGAGAAAAAGGCGAAGGCACACTTACACGCCAGGGACTTGAAGAATATGTTTCTGATTGTGTGATTATGCTGGATCACCGGGTTGAGAATAAAATTTCGACACGGCTTTTGCGCATTGTGAAATACAGGGGTTCCGTTCACGGAACCAACGAATATCCGTTCCTGATAGACGAGGATGGCATTTCTGTGATGCCTGTAACATCACTCACGCTATCCCACTTTGCTTCCAGTGACCGTATTTCATCAGGAATACCTGCGCTAAATAAAATGCTGGGTGGTAAAGGGTTTTTCAGGGGCAGCAGCGTTCTCGTTTCCGGGGCGGCAGGAACCGGCAAGACAAGTATCGCAGGTTCATTTGCCAACGAAAGCTGCCTTAATGGCGAAAAGTGCGTTTATTTCGCATTTGAGGAATCCCCAAAACAGATTATCCGGAATATGGGGTCCATAGGCATTGACTTACAGGCCCACATCGATAATGATCTATTGAAGTTCCATGCGTCCAGGCCTACATTGAATGGACTGGAGATGCATTTGTTAGCGATTAATAAGCTGATTACCCAATTTAAACCAACAACGGTTGTGGTAGATCCGATCACAAACCTGACCACCGTTGGCTCAGTCAGTGAGGTTAAAAGTTTGCTGATCAGGCTGATAGATTTTCTGCAATCGGAAGGCATTACCGTAATGTTCACTGCTCTGTCCCTGAATGACAGTATTTCAGAGCAAACAGACGAAAGCATTTCTTCGCTGGTGGATGCGTGGCTGCTTGTACGCGACATTGAATTAAACGGTGAGCGAAACAGAGGACTTTACGTGATGAAATCGCGTGGTATGAAACACTCAAATCAAGTAAGGGAATTTGTGATCAGCGACAATGGCTTGGATCTCTTGGATGTTTTCCTCGGACCGGATGGGGTGCTGACAGGTTCGGCAAGGGAAGCGCAACAGTTGCTGGAACAAACAGATGCGGCATTAAGAGATCACGCGGTGTCCAGGAAGGACAGGGAAATTGAAAGGAAAAAACTGGTGCTGGAATCCAAAATCAATAGCCTTAAAGAAGAATTCGAATCTTTGCAAGAGCAACTGAATAAAACCTTTATTGAAGAACAACTCAAACAAGAAGTCTTCGAGAAGAATCGGCAGGAAATTTCCCGTTTCCGCGACACCGGCAAATCATTGGAATAACAAAATGCACCAAAATAATTAAATGGAAGATACAGCAGAAATGTGGGAACTAAGGTTGTATGTGGCAGGCAAAACCACTAAGTCGGTTACTGCACTAACCAACCTTAAAAAATATTGTGAAGAACATTTAAAAGGTAAATACGTCATTGAAGTAATCGATCTTCTTTTACAGCCGCAATTGGCTGAGGGCGACCAGATACTTGCTATTCCTACCCTTGTGAAGAAAGTGCCGGAACCGATTCGCAAGATCATTGGAGATCTATCCAACGAAGAGAAAGTTTTAGTTGGATTAAATATACGCCCTGCAAAAAGAACAGAATGAACGAAAACACGGATACTGAGCCAACTAACCCGACCGACGATAACGATTTTTACGTGCTTCGGCTGTTTGTGACAGGCGCGTCCGTTAATTCGATAAGAGCGGTCGTTAATGTAAAAGAAATATGTGAAACCTATATCAAAGACAAGTATTCTTTGGAAATCATCGATGTCCATCAACAGAAAAGCATCGCTGAACAAGAACAGATCATTGCTTTACCCTTACTAATCAAGACTACGCCGCTTCCGGCCAGAAGGCTGATCGGCGACATGTCCGACACACAAAAAGTACTCAAAGGTCTGGGAATCTCGATTGGATCATGAATAGGCAAAAGACATACGAAGAGTTAATAAAGGAAAACGAGGAACTGCACCAGCAACTGGAAGAAGCAACGGATACCATCCAGGCGATCCGGTCAGGCCAGGTGGATGCGCTCGTGGTTAAAAGCCCGAATGGCGGGCACCAGTTGTTTACGCTTAAAACAGCCGACCAGACTTACCGTGTGTTTATCGAAAAAATGAACGAAGGTGCGGTTACGCTAAGCCATGAGGGCCTCATCCTTTATTGTAATTCAATGTTCGCCTCGATGATCAACATGCCGCTGTCCAGGGTGCTGGGCTTGCATTTCAGCGATTTTATTGCAGACGGCTTTCAGGAAATTTATCTCGATCTGTTCAATAACGGCTGGCGGGAAGACAGCAAAACGGAGCTATGCGTCACAAGAGGCGGTGAACTCGTTCCCTGCCAGCTCTCTGTTACAATGCTACAACTGGACGAGGGACCAGCACTGAGTGTGATATTGACGGACCTTTCGTTTCAAAAAGAAATTCAACAGCTGCTCAAACAGAACAATTTGCGGTTGGCTGAGATCAATACAGAATTGGAGGTCAGCAATCACGATTTGCAACAGTTTGCGTCTATCGCCTCGCACGACCTCCAGGAGCCTTTACGTAAAATATTGATTTTCTCAACCATGCTCCGTAACAAGCTTGTTGATGAGCTCACGGACGAGAATGTTACTTATCTGAACAAGATCATTGCCTCTTCTCAAAGAATGCGGAACATGATCACAGACATCCTCAGTTACTCAAGGCTTTCGACCAACGTCAATAATTTCGCCGTCACAAGCCTGAATGAAGTAATTGACGAAGTGATTGAAGATTACGAAATCTTGATTTTGGAGAAAAAAGCAGAAATCATAGTGGACAAACTCCCTGATATTGAAGTTAACAGAGGTCAGATCAAGCAGGTTTTTCAAAATTTGATCAGCAATTCCATTAAATTCTCTAAACCAGGCTTAGCACCCGTGATCCGTATTTCGGGGGGCGTGCGCGAGGGTTCGGAAGGATCGCTGAAAGACTCAACTGGAACGAAAAATTGCTTTGTAACCATTTCAGACAATGGGATCGGGTTCGACGAGTTGTACTATGAAAAAATCTTCTCCTTATTTGAAAGGCTGAATACAAAGGACAAATACGAAGGCTCGGGCATAGGATTGGCCATTACGAAAAAAATCATTGACAAACACAACGGCAGCATCGCCGTCTCCAGCAAAGAAGGCGAAGGAGCAGTTTTCGAACTGACTTTACCCATTTCGCAGCGCTTGGGCTGATAACAGGCTGCAATTCACTTTCACAGATCCCCTTTAACTCTTTTTAAGATTTAGCTTACACCGGAATGTATAATTTTGAGGATTACAGAAACCTTCAAGATGCATCCCATCGACAGCCAAACCCTTCAAGAGCTACAAATATTCCCCAAAAACCCCAGGGACGCTAGCATCCTGAATTTTTTCGACCGGTCTGCAACCGAAGGGGGACGAGACCATTTACGGCAATTGCTTACAAGCCCTAAGCGCTCTCATTCAGATGTAATCGCATTTCAGGATCTGCTGAAAGCGATCATGAACGAGCCGGATACATTTAAAATCAACATTTCAAGAACGTATGTTGCCGCGGCGGAAGCTTATTATGGCTCCAATATTGCCTATTCAATGTCCCAGGATGTTGTTCGGCATTGGTTCGACACATTGATATTTTCACTCCGGAACCCTGCGGAGTTTTACATGGTGCAAAGCGGGTTTTTCGCAACATTCAAAGTCTTGAAGGCCATTGAAAAAATGACCGCTGCCTTACCCGCCAGCCTGCCCGATCTGCTGAAAGATGATGCAGGCTTTCTGAACGCTTTTTTGAACAAGAAGGGCCTGCGGAATATGCTGAGACGAGAAGAAAAAAAATTATCGATCCGCGTTATCTTTTACTGGGATTACTTTTTACGTATTGTGTTTAAAAAGGAGCTAAGAAGCGTTTTGGATATTTTTTATAAGTTCGATGCTTACCAGGCCATATCCCAAACGGCGATTGTGAATCGGCTGTCGTTTCCTGAATTCGATGAACGTAATGCTGGACGAGCAAGCTTCAATGCAAGAGACATCTGGCATCCGTTGATCAAAGCGGCGGTTCCAAACAGCATTTCCCTGGACGACGAGACACCTGTGTGTATGCTTACGGGCGCCAATACGAGCGGCAAAACAACATTCCTGAAAACATGCGGCATTGCCGTTTACCTGGCACACCTCGGCTGGCCGGTTCCTGCGACCGGTCTTCGCTTAACGTTTTGTGACAGGCTCTTCACATCCATTCATCTTTCTGACGACATCTCGCTGGGTTACAGCCATTTTTACAGCGAAGTAATGCGGATCAAAACGATTGCAGAAGCACTATATGCGGGAGAAAATTGCTTCATCGTTATCGACGAGCTGTTCAGGGGCACCAACCAGGAAGATTCGCTGCAATGTTCCATTAAGGTTATCGGTGGTTTTGCCCGACACAAAAATTCCCTTTTCTTCGTATCAACACACCTGGAACCCCTTCTGCAACGCTTTGAGCACGAAGGTTCCATTTGCTTCCGCTGTTTCAGAACGCACATTAAGGGCGATAATTTTATCAATTCATATCAGATTGAAAACGGTATTTCATCGGAAAGGCTCGGACAGATCATTTTAAAAAAAGCAGGCATTGAGTTGCTTTTAAATGGCAAAAAAGAGTGAGAATTTTTACCTTGTATGGAGCCACGAAACGGTAACCAATGAAACTGCCAACGATCTTTATTCTCATCCTGGCAAGCAGCGCGGAATGCTTTGCACAGAAGCAAATTGATTGCAGCTCTATCGCTATCCAGGACAGCCTTTTTAATGTTTATTCCAATAGAGCGCGCTCCTTTGGTTATGATCATCCGGGTTGGGACCAGAGTTATGATAGTTTGATAGCCATTTGTCCAAACATTGCGGAGGCTTACCAGGAGAAAGGTTTGCCGCATTTATTTAATGGAAACCTCGCAAAAGTATTTGAATATAATGATAAGGCCGTGGAATTGGACCCGAAGCGCTGGACGTCTTACCGCGGCTATCTGCATTGCATCTACGCTAAAAATTATGACAAAGCGATTGTTGACTTCGAAAAAGCATTAACCCTAACGCCGAACGGTTTTATCGAGGATCATACGTTCTGGTTTTTCCTGGCTTTGTGCAATATGGAGCTGGGAAATTATGTAAAGGCGGAAAGCTTTTTGCAAAAGGACATTGCGCAGCAAAAGCGCGGCGAAGGCAAGAATGACCTACATTTCAATTCCCTGTTGTATTTTGGAATCGTTTATTATCTGATGAATGAATACGACCAGGCAGAGAAATGGTTGCGGGACTGCCTGCAAATGTACGAACAGCACCCTATGGCCAATTATTACCTCGCCATGACGATGAAGATTACTGGAAACACACAACAGAAACTCTATTTCGAGCGGGCGAGGCAATATGCGCTCGATGATTACAGAATGAACGAGCCTAATTCACAAAATCTCACATTCCCAAAACAGGTCTCCATGGAAGAAATGGAAAAGCAGCTATAACTTCCGTTCGATCCAAACGGCCAGGAAGCAACCCATCAGCAACGAAAACCACATCCAGTCGGAAAGCTCTTTCCTTACGCCCCTTGCATGATGGCTGGATAGTGCCGATTTATTCTTCAATTTAGTTTGAAGATGATTGTAAGATTTTATAAAATTAGCCAGCCGGGCAGTCTGATTAATCCTGTTTTCAGTTTTCTTATTTTCCACATATACTTCCATATTTAGCGAGTCGTCTGAGCTGAGCCAGCCGGATTCTGTGGGCTTGAAACGGATGGTTGCTGATTTGTTATTGAGTGAGGAAG
It includes:
- a CDS encoding tetratricopeptide repeat protein — its product is MKLPTIFILILASSAECFAQKQIDCSSIAIQDSLFNVYSNRARSFGYDHPGWDQSYDSLIAICPNIAEAYQEKGLPHLFNGNLAKVFEYNDKAVELDPKRWTSYRGYLHCIYAKNYDKAIVDFEKALTLTPNGFIEDHTFWFFLALCNMELGNYVKAESFLQKDIAQQKRGEGKNDLHFNSLLYFGIVYYLMNEYDQAEKWLRDCLQMYEQHPMANYYLAMTMKITGNTQQKLYFERARQYALDDYRMNEPNSQNLTFPKQVSMEEMEKQL
- a CDS encoding MutS-related protein, giving the protein MRITETFKMHPIDSQTLQELQIFPKNPRDASILNFFDRSATEGGRDHLRQLLTSPKRSHSDVIAFQDLLKAIMNEPDTFKINISRTYVAAAEAYYGSNIAYSMSQDVVRHWFDTLIFSLRNPAEFYMVQSGFFATFKVLKAIEKMTAALPASLPDLLKDDAGFLNAFLNKKGLRNMLRREEKKLSIRVIFYWDYFLRIVFKKELRSVLDIFYKFDAYQAISQTAIVNRLSFPEFDERNAGRASFNARDIWHPLIKAAVPNSISLDDETPVCMLTGANTSGKTTFLKTCGIAVYLAHLGWPVPATGLRLTFCDRLFTSIHLSDDISLGYSHFYSEVMRIKTIAEALYAGENCFIVIDELFRGTNQEDSLQCSIKVIGGFARHKNSLFFVSTHLEPLLQRFEHEGSICFRCFRTHIKGDNFINSYQIENGISSERLGQIILKKAGIELLLNGKKE
- a CDS encoding sensor histidine kinase: MNRQKTYEELIKENEELHQQLEEATDTIQAIRSGQVDALVVKSPNGGHQLFTLKTADQTYRVFIEKMNEGAVTLSHEGLILYCNSMFASMINMPLSRVLGLHFSDFIADGFQEIYLDLFNNGWREDSKTELCVTRGGELVPCQLSVTMLQLDEGPALSVILTDLSFQKEIQQLLKQNNLRLAEINTELEVSNHDLQQFASIASHDLQEPLRKILIFSTMLRNKLVDELTDENVTYLNKIIASSQRMRNMITDILSYSRLSTNVNNFAVTSLNEVIDEVIEDYEILILEKKAEIIVDKLPDIEVNRGQIKQVFQNLISNSIKFSKPGLAPVIRISGGVREGSEGSLKDSTGTKNCFVTISDNGIGFDELYYEKIFSLFERLNTKDKYEGSGIGLAITKKIIDKHNGSIAVSSKEGEGAVFELTLPISQRLG
- a CDS encoding circadian clock KaiB family protein, with product MNENTDTEPTNPTDDNDFYVLRLFVTGASVNSIRAVVNVKEICETYIKDKYSLEIIDVHQQKSIAEQEQIIALPLLIKTTPLPARRLIGDMSDTQKVLKGLGISIGS
- the kaiC gene encoding circadian clock protein KaiC, with translation MYNNPSDLNTSLPSLQKSRTGIKGLDEITLGGLPQGRPTLICGSAGCGKTLFSIEFLVHGALEFGEPGVFVAFEEKTEELTVNVASLGFDLAQMQKDRLIKLDHVHIERSEIEETGEYDLDGLFIRLGHAIDSIGAKRVVLDTIESLFSGLDNEAIIRAELRRLFEWLKNKNVTTVITGEKGEGTLTRQGLEEYVSDCVIMLDHRVENKISTRLLRIVKYRGSVHGTNEYPFLIDEDGISVMPVTSLTLSHFASSDRISSGIPALNKMLGGKGFFRGSSVLVSGAAGTGKTSIAGSFANESCLNGEKCVYFAFEESPKQIIRNMGSIGIDLQAHIDNDLLKFHASRPTLNGLEMHLLAINKLITQFKPTTVVVDPITNLTTVGSVSEVKSLLIRLIDFLQSEGITVMFTALSLNDSISEQTDESISSLVDAWLLVRDIELNGERNRGLYVMKSRGMKHSNQVREFVISDNGLDLLDVFLGPDGVLTGSAREAQQLLEQTDAALRDHAVSRKDREIERKKLVLESKINSLKEEFESLQEQLNKTFIEEQLKQEVFEKNRQEISRFRDTGKSLE
- a CDS encoding circadian clock KaiB family protein; translated protein: MEDTAEMWELRLYVAGKTTKSVTALTNLKKYCEEHLKGKYVIEVIDLLLQPQLAEGDQILAIPTLVKKVPEPIRKIIGDLSNEEKVLVGLNIRPAKRTE